The bacterium DNA segment GGAGTCAACGGGACATGTATGGTCGGAAGAGTCTTTTGCTGAAGGTTTGCAGCGTCATCCGGTTTTTTTTGCCCGGTATCCGAGGGTTGTTCCGCTTTTGTGGCTGCGGATTGCCAGCGGCTCATCCAACCGAGAAAACGACCGACCCGTGTCGCCAGCTCTTCCAGATCAATCGGCTTCACCAGATATTCTTCGGCCCCAAGATTCAAACAGTCCAATCTGTTTTGTAAATCAGACTTGGCGCTCAAAACCATGATCATGATGTCGTTCAAAACAGGATTCTCTTTGATAGTTTTACAAACTTCTTCACCGGACATCCCTTTCATCATCAAGTCCAGGATCATAAGGGAAGGTTTTTGCGAGGCGATGCTTTTTAATGCATCGATGCCATTGGAAACTGTTGTTACGGAATGTCCTTTGTCGCGCAAAACAAGAGCGATGAGGTTCCGAAGTTCCTCGTCATCCTCTACAACCAATACAGTCTGAGCAGCCACAATACAGGATAATATAAATGGACAGCATTAGAGTAGCACAGGCGTCTCGCCTGTGAAGCTCCACACAGGCGGGACGCCTGTGCTACTTTGCTTAACTATGCAGCTCTGTCCAGAGCGATTGCCACGAAGCTTCCAGTATTTTGTTAATCTGATTCCAGTCAGCATCTGTGACGCTTCTTGTTTCCGCCAGTCTACTGCGAAGCAGCATAGCCTCCGCTCTTAGTTGCGCGTGTTGCAGAAACTTTTCGGCGGGCATTCGATAAATTTCCGCCGTCGCCTCGGCAAGCGCGAGTCCCAGGTCTTCCGCCGTATGTTTCTTTCGTTCCCGGTGCACGATCCACCATTCCAATTCGGTCTTTGAAGCCTGTTCTACATCAAACGGTATATCCACGGCTTTCCGGATGGCTTTGAAGTAGCGGACAAGATAGGGCAATGCCTTTTCATAATCCTGTCTGTTGTGCCCTTTCTTGAAAACGAAAGCGGCACGAGTTGCCTGATAGGAAACGGTCATGGAGCGAAAGAAGGGCAAATGATATTGCGTGCGCAGAAGCTCGGAAAGTTGAAGGAAGAGCCGCAGTGGTTTTCGCTCATAGTAAGAACGCCACATTTCTGTTTCGAGTTTCGCGACAACTGAAGGAGCGAACGTTTTCAAACTTCCGTGTCGCGGGGAAAAAAAATCCACGCCAATCCAAACAAAAAAGAGAACGAGCAAAATGATGACTGCGTTCCAGACTCTTCTTTTCACTCTTATTTTTACGTTTCTAGCCTCTCCTTTGGATTAGGGAGCTGTCCGAAAAGTCCGGATTTAGCGGGCTCTAACTGCAGCGCGGGCATCCTGCCCGCAAAGCACTAGTCGAACTCCGATGTTTTTGCGGACTGGAAGTCCGCGCTCCATCTGACTTTTCGGACAGTCTCAGGCGGCTCGCCGGCGGGCCATCAAGGTTCCTTGGGTAGCGGCAACGAAGCCTGGCCAAACACGTATTGCCAGCCCTTCTTTGTCTTCACGTAGATGTCACTGAACCACACCTTTCGCTCGAAGGCTTTGCCTTCCCGTGTTCCTTTAATCCATAGCTTGGCGGTCACAACTGCAGTGTTTTCCCAAACACGGACCCTTTGGGAGTTGTCAATTTCTTTCTGCTGTTCGTACACAATAATTTTGGACCGGGCTTCCTCAAGCTGGTCAGTTTTCGTGTAAACAGTGCCGTTTCCAAGAACCAGAACCATGTCATCAGCCAGAATTCGATCCATGGTGTCCGCGTCGTTGCGCTCAACAGCGGCCTGAAATTCGGTATCCAGGTCCGCGACAATCTTCTCAATCTCGGCAGGCGATTCATCCGATTCAGATATCGCAAATACCTGAGCGATTCCAAATGCAAAAGCCAGAACAGCGAAGAAGAATACTTGTGTCATCTT contains these protein-coding regions:
- a CDS encoding nuclear transport factor 2 family protein, which gives rise to MTQVFFFAVLAFAFGIAQVFAISESDESPAEIEKIVADLDTEFQAAVERNDADTMDRILADDMVLVLGNGTVYTKTDQLEEARSKIIVYEQQKEIDNSQRVRVWENTAVVTAKLWIKGTREGKAFERKVWFSDIYVKTKKGWQYVFGQASLPLPKEP